From Acidovorax sp. FHTAMBA, one genomic window encodes:
- a CDS encoding efflux transporter outer membrane subunit has protein sequence MHHRSTPPSPALHRLRMPLSALGAALFLAGCAQLPDLGATPQPKSAQAFQSSASLTAPSAQWPAEQWWTAYGDAQLNALIAEALADAPDLAAAAARLQRADAVMQITGAASKPQVSAHASVTGDKLSYNHLIPRSPATEGLNDYGRATLDVRWELDFWGKNRAALAAATADVEASRAELAQARLWLAAGVAANYAELSRLHANRDTAARALEIRQKTASLFTQRFDNGLETRGGLRNADARRAVAEGELLALDEQIALQRNRLAALLGAGPDRALSIAAPTLKLDRAFGLPAEISADLLGRRPDVVAARLRTEALGSRIEQKKAEFYPNVNLSALIGVQSLGLDMLAKGGSGIASFGPAISLPIFSGGRLQGELRGAHASYAEAVAQYNATVARALQDVADNAIRQKALGQRLGKAQEAVDAATEAHRVARNRYEGGLATYLEVLTAEDGLLGALSAQTNLRSASFTLDLGLQRALGGGYQTAPASTIASARK, from the coding sequence ATGCACCACCGCAGCACGCCGCCCTCGCCCGCCTTGCACAGGCTGCGCATGCCCTTGTCCGCCCTGGGCGCAGCCCTGTTTCTGGCCGGTTGCGCCCAGTTGCCGGACCTGGGCGCCACGCCCCAGCCCAAGTCGGCGCAGGCCTTCCAGTCCAGCGCATCCTTGACCGCACCCAGTGCCCAGTGGCCCGCCGAGCAGTGGTGGACGGCCTATGGCGACGCCCAGCTCAACGCGCTGATCGCCGAAGCGCTGGCCGATGCGCCCGACCTGGCCGCCGCCGCCGCGCGCCTGCAGCGCGCCGATGCCGTCATGCAGATCACCGGCGCCGCCAGCAAGCCACAGGTCAGCGCCCATGCCTCCGTGACGGGCGACAAGCTCAGCTATAACCACCTGATCCCACGCTCCCCCGCCACCGAGGGCCTGAACGACTACGGCCGCGCCACGCTGGATGTGCGCTGGGAGCTGGACTTCTGGGGCAAGAACCGCGCCGCGCTGGCCGCTGCCACGGCCGACGTGGAAGCCAGCCGTGCCGAACTGGCGCAGGCGCGCCTGTGGCTGGCCGCCGGCGTGGCGGCGAACTATGCCGAACTGAGCCGCCTGCACGCCAACCGCGACACCGCCGCCCGCGCGCTGGAGATTCGCCAGAAAACCGCCAGCCTGTTCACCCAGCGCTTTGACAACGGGCTGGAAACGCGCGGCGGCCTGCGCAATGCCGACGCCCGCCGCGCCGTGGCCGAAGGCGAGCTGCTGGCGCTGGACGAGCAGATCGCGCTGCAACGCAACCGCCTGGCGGCCTTGCTGGGCGCCGGGCCGGACCGCGCACTGTCGATTGCCGCGCCCACTTTGAAGCTCGACCGCGCCTTCGGCCTGCCCGCGGAAATATCGGCCGACCTGCTGGGCCGCCGCCCGGATGTGGTGGCCGCGCGCCTGCGCACCGAGGCGCTGGGCAGTCGCATCGAGCAGAAAAAGGCCGAGTTCTACCCCAACGTCAATCTGTCGGCGCTGATCGGCGTGCAGTCGCTCGGGCTGGACATGCTGGCCAAGGGCGGCTCGGGCATTGCCAGCTTTGGCCCGGCGATTTCGCTGCCGATCTTCAGCGGTGGCCGCCTGCAGGGCGAGCTGCGCGGTGCACATGCCAGCTATGCCGAAGCCGTGGCCCAGTACAACGCCACCGTGGCCCGCGCGCTGCAGGACGTGGCCGACAACGCCATCCGCCAGAAGGCCCTGGGCCAGCGCCTGGGCAAGGCGCAAGAAGCCGTGGACGCCGCCACCGAGGCGCACCGCGTGGCCCGCAACCGATACGAAGGCGGCCTGGCCACCTACCTCGAAGTGCTCACCGCCGAAGACGGCCTCCTGGGCGCCCTGAGCGCCCAGACCAACCTGCGCTCGGCGTCGTTCACGCTCGACCTCGGCCTGCAGCGGGCACTGGGTGGCGGCTACCAGACAGCCCCCGCCAGCACCATCGCCAGTGCGCGCAAGTAA
- a CDS encoding YjgN family protein produces the protein MSTFMPQNIDAHPLEFTGSGGEYFRVWIVNVLLSIITLGIYTPWARRRTAQYFYSHTLVAGSPLEFTAQQRKMVMGFVLLMLITLAYNIAANTGQDTAVGLFLLAGAVLAPFIWGSAMRFRLGATRWRGLRLQFTASWKEVYLASWPVFALALVWFGVFYGLQVLSPELTDALQEAEEETRRKLPTFTPAMAALLVLGLVLTVLCFIRLEYNYKSLLVLKAQVGNEKGRWKPVYMDFVKIWLATVLVFIVCVVSLSLLISVLAGGSVALVAGLGKRLGFWMFVIIIAAIVGGIFLMFLASAPARAYREARMFQLMWNNIGVSHVARFKCHLASGSYVWLRIRNMFLTLITLGLYRPFARVSEYRMKCESVTLHVKGGVEQVTGAMVRQQQGGLGDALADAAGLDLIG, from the coding sequence ATGTCCACCTTCATGCCGCAGAACATCGACGCGCATCCGCTCGAGTTCACGGGCAGCGGCGGCGAGTACTTTCGCGTGTGGATCGTCAACGTGTTGCTCAGCATCATCACGCTGGGCATCTACACCCCCTGGGCCCGGCGCCGCACCGCCCAGTATTTCTACAGCCACACCCTGGTGGCCGGCAGCCCGCTCGAATTCACCGCGCAGCAGCGCAAGATGGTGATGGGCTTTGTGCTGCTGATGCTGATCACCCTGGCCTACAACATTGCCGCCAACACGGGGCAGGACACGGCGGTGGGCCTGTTCCTGCTGGCGGGCGCGGTGCTGGCCCCCTTCATCTGGGGGAGTGCCATGCGCTTTCGCCTGGGCGCCACCCGATGGCGCGGGCTGCGGCTGCAGTTCACGGCCAGCTGGAAGGAGGTCTACCTGGCCAGCTGGCCCGTGTTTGCGCTGGCACTGGTGTGGTTTGGCGTGTTCTACGGCCTGCAGGTGCTGTCGCCCGAGCTGACCGATGCCTTGCAGGAAGCCGAAGAGGAAACCCGCCGCAAGCTGCCCACCTTCACGCCCGCCATGGCCGCCCTGCTGGTGCTGGGCCTGGTGCTAACGGTGCTGTGCTTCATCCGGCTGGAATACAACTACAAGAGCCTGCTGGTGCTCAAAGCCCAGGTGGGCAATGAAAAAGGCCGGTGGAAACCGGTGTACATGGATTTCGTCAAGATCTGGCTGGCCACCGTGCTGGTGTTCATCGTGTGTGTGGTGAGCCTGTCGCTGCTGATCAGCGTGCTGGCAGGCGGCTCGGTGGCGCTGGTGGCGGGGCTGGGCAAGCGCCTGGGTTTCTGGATGTTTGTGATCATCATCGCGGCCATCGTGGGGGGCATCTTTCTGATGTTCCTCGCCTCGGCCCCCGCCCGCGCCTACCGCGAGGCGCGCATGTTCCAGCTGATGTGGAACAACATCGGCGTGAGCCACGTGGCGCGCTTCAAGTGCCATCTGGCCAGCGGCAGCTATGTGTGGCTGCGCATCCGCAACATGTTCCTCACCCTCATCACGCTGGGGCTCTACCGCCCCTTTGCACGGGTGAGTGAGTACCGCATGAAATGCGAATCCGTCACCCTGCACGTCAAGGGCGGTGTGGAGCAGGTCACCGGCGCCATGGTGCGCCAGCAGCAGGGCGGCCTGGGCGATGCGCTGGCGGATGCCGCTGGCCTCGATCTGATCGGCTGA
- a CDS encoding lysylphosphatidylglycerol synthase domain-containing protein, producing the protein MATPSLIADSDTGGRPRSGGKARHSGSARGWRNWPEQAWWPWATRAVAASFFAVVAWLIFQQARTVDWPAVLQALRDLPASALAVAGGLALVSHFTYGTFDWVGRHCSGHRLSRPATLAIAMTSYPFTLNLGSLIGGVGVRYRLYARRGVDPGTIGQVVGTSIVTNWLGYLLLAGVLAWLWQPPPVAGWAVTAWQWRLGGTVLGCLPVAYVALCAVRSGRALTLRGREFPLPRWPVALWQVAVSATNWMLMGAALWTVLQGQVSYPAALATVLLGAVAGLVLRVPAGLGVLEAVGVALLAAGSLGQEEVLAALLAYRALYYFGPLVLAAVAFGAAELRWRQHSASHDKAPSAERI; encoded by the coding sequence ATGGCCACGCCCAGCCTGATCGCAGACTCCGACACCGGCGGCCGCCCCCGCAGCGGAGGCAAGGCCCGGCACAGCGGCAGCGCGCGCGGCTGGCGCAACTGGCCTGAGCAGGCCTGGTGGCCCTGGGCCACCCGCGCGGTGGCCGCAAGCTTTTTTGCCGTGGTGGCGTGGCTGATCTTTCAGCAGGCGCGCACCGTGGACTGGCCTGCCGTGCTGCAGGCGCTGCGTGATTTGCCTGCGAGTGCGCTGGCGGTGGCGGGCGGACTCGCTCTGGTGAGTCACTTCACCTATGGCACGTTCGATTGGGTGGGCCGCCATTGCAGCGGCCACCGGCTCTCGCGGCCCGCCACGCTTGCCATCGCCATGACGAGCTATCCGTTCACGCTCAACCTGGGCTCGCTGATTGGCGGCGTGGGTGTGCGCTACCGGCTGTACGCCCGGCGGGGCGTTGATCCCGGCACGATTGGCCAGGTGGTGGGCACGAGCATCGTGACCAACTGGCTGGGCTACCTGCTGCTGGCGGGGGTGCTGGCGTGGCTGTGGCAGCCGCCCCCCGTGGCGGGATGGGCGGTGACTGCCTGGCAATGGCGCCTGGGTGGCACCGTGCTGGGGTGCCTGCCGGTGGCCTATGTGGCCCTGTGCGCGGTGCGCAGTGGCCGCGCGCTCACGCTGCGCGGCCGTGAGTTCCCGCTGCCGCGCTGGCCCGTGGCGCTGTGGCAGGTGGCTGTATCGGCCACCAACTGGATGCTGATGGGTGCCGCGCTGTGGACGGTGCTGCAAGGCCAGGTCAGCTACCCCGCCGCCCTGGCCACCGTGTTGCTGGGCGCGGTGGCCGGGCTGGTGCTGCGCGTGCCTGCGGGCCTGGGCGTGCTGGAGGCGGTGGGGGTGGCGCTGCTGGCCGCCGGATCGCTGGGGCAGGAAGAAGTGCTGGCCGCGCTGCTGGCCTACCGGGCGCTGTACTACTTCGGGCCGCTGGTGCTGGCAGCCGTGGCGTTTGGCGCGGCAGAGCTGCGCTGGCGCCAGCATTCGGCCAGCCACGACAAGGCGCCTTCAGCTGAGAGAATATGA
- the clsB gene encoding cardiolipin synthase ClsB: protein MKRPFRLPRSSRWVPGNHFELLENGEEFFPRVFGAIAQARREVMLETFILFEDKIGKELHTALLAAAQRGVEVHVLVDGFGSPDLSDDYVGSLVEAGVQFRIFDPGRRFLGQRLNLLRRMHRKIVVVDGELGFIGGINYSADHVLDFGPEAKQDYAVQVRGPIVAQMHHFTREAVLDRAHHKRHRAAGVTGRPHAGTAHAMFVTRDNQQHTSDIERHYRVALRAARQRVVIANAYFFPGYRFIREMRRAARRGVDVRIILQGQPDMPIVKTAASLLYDHLQRAGVRIYEYCDRPLHGKVALVDDEWSTVGSSNLDPLSLSLNLEANVIIQDRSFNAQLYRRLAHLMDNSCKQIEAVPPSRWDGLRLVRSYAVFHLIRWFPAWAGWLPRHEPTIALANPGTAGAAPGEPASSHAT from the coding sequence ATGAAACGCCCTTTCAGACTGCCCCGCTCCTCCCGCTGGGTTCCGGGCAACCATTTCGAGCTGCTGGAAAACGGTGAAGAATTCTTCCCCCGCGTCTTTGGCGCCATCGCCCAGGCCCGGCGCGAGGTGATGCTGGAGACTTTCATCCTCTTTGAAGACAAGATCGGCAAGGAGCTGCACACCGCCCTGCTCGCTGCTGCACAGCGCGGGGTGGAAGTGCATGTGCTGGTGGACGGCTTCGGCTCGCCCGATCTGTCGGACGACTATGTGGGCAGCCTGGTGGAAGCCGGGGTGCAGTTCCGCATCTTCGACCCCGGCCGCCGGTTTCTGGGGCAACGGCTGAACCTGCTGCGCCGCATGCACCGCAAGATCGTGGTGGTGGATGGTGAGCTGGGCTTCATCGGGGGCATCAACTACTCCGCCGACCACGTTCTGGACTTTGGCCCCGAGGCCAAGCAGGACTACGCGGTGCAGGTGCGCGGCCCCATCGTGGCGCAGATGCACCACTTCACCCGCGAAGCCGTGCTTGACCGCGCACACCACAAACGCCACCGCGCAGCCGGCGTGACCGGGCGGCCCCACGCGGGCACGGCGCACGCCATGTTCGTCACGCGCGACAACCAGCAGCACACCAGCGACATCGAGCGCCACTACCGCGTGGCGCTGCGGGCCGCTCGCCAGCGCGTGGTGATTGCCAATGCCTACTTTTTCCCGGGGTACCGTTTCATCCGCGAGATGCGGCGCGCGGCCCGGCGCGGGGTGGATGTGCGCATCATCCTGCAGGGCCAGCCCGACATGCCGATCGTGAAAACCGCAGCGAGCCTGCTGTACGACCACCTGCAGCGCGCTGGCGTACGCATCTACGAATACTGCGACCGCCCGCTGCACGGCAAGGTGGCGCTGGTGGATGACGAATGGTCCACCGTGGGGTCGAGCAACCTGGACCCGCTGAGCCTGTCGCTGAACCTGGAAGCCAACGTGATCATCCAGGACCGCAGCTTCAACGCCCAGCTGTACCGCCGCCTCGCGCATCTCATGGACAACAGCTGCAAGCAGATTGAAGCCGTGCCACCGAGCCGCTGGGACGGTTTGCGCCTGGTGCGCAGCTATGCAGTGTTCCACCTGATTCGCTGGTTCCCCGCTTGGGCGGGCTGGTTGCCCAGGCACGAGCCCACCATCGCGCTGGCCAACCCCGGCACCGCCGGTGCGGCACCCGGCGAGCCTGCCAGCAGCCACGCCACCTGA
- a CDS encoding TetR/AcrR family transcriptional regulator: MRAKTETRRQAILDAAAEVFQETGFERTTMAAICERLGYSKATLYNYFASKEELFSAVVFEATEAEFQASLQALDATVECISEALQKFGRGLLTLLYSPQVQAVRRLVVAEAGRSDLGKKCYELGPARNEAAMAVFLQHAMDKGQLRQADARIAALHLRGLLEAEWLDRFLFQTLEPISAQDINDTVHRAVAAFMAAYGPVQA, from the coding sequence ATGCGCGCAAAAACCGAAACAAGGCGCCAGGCCATCCTGGACGCCGCCGCCGAGGTTTTTCAGGAAACGGGGTTCGAGCGCACCACCATGGCCGCCATCTGCGAGCGCCTGGGGTATTCGAAGGCCACGCTGTACAACTACTTTGCGTCGAAGGAAGAGCTGTTCTCGGCCGTGGTGTTCGAGGCCACCGAGGCAGAGTTCCAGGCCAGCCTGCAAGCCCTGGACGCGACCGTGGAGTGCATATCCGAGGCGCTGCAAAAGTTCGGCCGGGGCCTGCTCACGCTGCTCTATTCACCGCAGGTGCAGGCGGTGCGCCGCCTCGTCGTGGCCGAGGCCGGGCGGTCTGACCTGGGCAAAAAATGCTACGAACTGGGGCCCGCGCGCAACGAAGCGGCGATGGCAGTGTTCCTGCAGCACGCCATGGACAAGGGCCAGCTGCGCCAGGCCGATGCCCGCATCGCTGCCCTGCACCTGCGCGGCCTGCTGGAGGCCGAATGGCTGGACCGTTTTTTGTTCCAGACCCTGGAGCCAATATCGGCCCAGGACATCAACGACACGGTGCATCGCGCGGTGGCCGCATTCATGGCGGCGTACGGGCCGGTGCAGGCGTAA
- the cysK gene encoding cysteine synthase A, with protein MKVDNILQTIGNTPHVRINRLFGAGANVWVKSERSNPGGSIKDRIALAMVEDAEKSGALQPGGTIIEPTSGNTGVGLAVVAAVKGYKLILVMPDSMSIERRRLMLAYGAQFDLTPREKGMKGAIARAQELQAQTPGSWIPQQFENPANIDVHVRTTAQEILADFPDGLDALITGVGTGGHLTGTARVLKAKFPHLKVFAVEPTASPVISGGAPSPHPIQGIGAGFVPKNLDTSLLDGVIQVDAEPAREYARRCAREEGILVGISSGATLAAIAQKLPELPAGAKVLGFNYDTGERYLSVEGFLPV; from the coding sequence ATGAAAGTTGACAACATTCTGCAAACCATCGGCAACACGCCCCACGTGCGCATCAACCGCCTGTTTGGCGCGGGTGCCAACGTGTGGGTGAAGTCCGAGCGCAGCAACCCCGGCGGCTCCATCAAGGACCGCATTGCGCTGGCCATGGTGGAAGACGCCGAAAAATCGGGTGCCCTCCAGCCCGGCGGCACCATCATCGAGCCCACCAGTGGCAACACCGGTGTGGGCTTGGCCGTGGTTGCGGCCGTCAAGGGCTACAAGCTCATCCTGGTGATGCCCGACAGCATGAGCATCGAGCGCCGCCGCCTGATGCTGGCCTATGGTGCGCAGTTCGACCTGACACCGCGCGAAAAAGGCATGAAGGGCGCGATTGCCCGCGCGCAGGAGCTGCAGGCGCAGACGCCGGGGTCGTGGATTCCGCAGCAGTTCGAGAACCCCGCCAACATCGACGTGCACGTGCGCACCACGGCGCAGGAGATCCTGGCCGACTTCCCCGACGGGCTGGATGCGCTCATCACCGGCGTGGGCACGGGCGGGCACCTCACCGGCACGGCACGCGTGCTGAAAGCCAAGTTCCCCCACCTCAAGGTGTTTGCGGTGGAGCCCACGGCGTCGCCCGTGATCTCGGGCGGCGCGCCCTCGCCCCACCCCATCCAGGGCATTGGCGCGGGCTTTGTCCCCAAGAACCTGGACACCAGCCTGCTCGACGGCGTGATTCAGGTCGATGCCGAGCCGGCCCGCGAATACGCACGCCGCTGCGCGCGCGAAGAAGGGATTCTGGTGGGCATTTCTTCGGGTGCCACGCTGGCCGCCATTGCGCAAAAGCTGCCGGAGCTGCCCGCGGGCGCCAAGGTGCTGGGCTTCAACTACGACACGGGCGAGCGGTATCTGTCGGTGGAAGGTTTCCTGCCGGTGTAA
- a CDS encoding M48 family metallopeptidase, producing the protein MSVPEHAALVPGRWFDGHSSKARPVMVSLLPTPQGPSLTLHPLAQAGAEPVVFAWKDVVWPEAWNERRPQVRVVVDLRDHGSLEIDAVTQWRAALAAAGERPGIAQRMQTRWPVLLGVAAAAVVGLTLFYRYGTPWAATRITRFVPLTWETSVAENVLQQMDDGTLKPSKLPPERQAQLKARFETLVQHTSATLHRYPGYKPPLTLEFRSGMGANAFALPGGKVVMTDGIVKAAAEKGLPDDALVGVLAHEIGHVVYRHTTRMVVEQGVLNMGLGLALGDVSAIVSTGASVLTGLAYSRNHEREADCYAIALMGQAALPTAPMGKLLLAIAKDEADDEEVEKGARKKEDKAGQNSAATTAGEPAASSPEPSRGRQTKQEEVPHPAWSLLSSHPDTVARAGELERGHAPHCPNN; encoded by the coding sequence ATGTCGGTCCCCGAGCACGCCGCGCTCGTCCCAGGGCGCTGGTTTGACGGCCACAGCAGCAAGGCCCGGCCGGTGATGGTGAGCCTGCTGCCCACGCCGCAGGGACCATCGCTGACATTGCACCCGCTCGCGCAGGCCGGGGCGGAACCTGTGGTTTTCGCCTGGAAGGACGTCGTGTGGCCGGAAGCCTGGAACGAACGCCGCCCCCAGGTGCGCGTGGTGGTGGACCTGCGCGACCATGGCAGCCTGGAGATCGACGCAGTGACCCAATGGCGCGCCGCCCTGGCAGCAGCAGGCGAGCGCCCCGGCATTGCCCAGCGCATGCAGACCCGCTGGCCGGTGCTGCTGGGCGTGGCGGCCGCTGCCGTGGTTGGCCTCACGCTGTTCTACCGCTACGGCACGCCGTGGGCCGCCACGCGGATCACACGGTTTGTGCCCCTGACCTGGGAGACCAGCGTGGCCGAGAACGTCCTGCAGCAGATGGACGACGGCACACTCAAACCCAGCAAGCTCCCGCCCGAACGCCAAGCCCAATTGAAGGCCCGCTTTGAGACCCTGGTGCAGCACACCTCCGCCACGTTGCACCGCTACCCCGGCTACAAGCCACCGCTCACGCTCGAGTTCCGCTCAGGCATGGGCGCCAACGCCTTTGCGCTGCCCGGCGGCAAGGTGGTGATGACCGATGGCATCGTCAAAGCCGCAGCCGAAAAAGGCCTGCCCGATGACGCCCTGGTGGGCGTGCTGGCCCACGAAATTGGCCACGTGGTGTACCGCCACACCACCCGCATGGTGGTGGAACAGGGCGTGCTCAACATGGGCCTTGGCCTTGCGCTCGGGGATGTGTCGGCCATCGTGTCCACCGGCGCATCGGTGCTCACCGGCCTGGCCTACAGCCGCAACCATGAGCGCGAGGCAGACTGCTACGCCATCGCCCTCATGGGCCAGGCAGCGCTGCCGACAGCGCCCATGGGCAAGCTGCTGCTGGCCATTGCGAAGGACGAAGCGGACGACGAAGAAGTCGAAAAAGGGGCCCGCAAGAAAGAAGACAAAGCAGGCCAGAACAGTGCCGCCACCACAGCGGGCGAACCCGCCGCCAGCAGCCCCGAACCCTCGCGCGGGCGACAGACGAAGCAAGAGGAAGTGCCGCACCCGGCCTGGTCACTGTTGAGCAGCCACCCCGATACGGTAGCGCGGGCTGGCGAACTGGAACGCGGGCACGCGCCCCACTGCCCCAACAACTGA
- a CDS encoding rRNA pseudouridine synthase produces MTDKNPDPTHIRLAKRVAEQLNCSRSTAEQFIEGGFVSVDGRVEEAPGARVRPDQAVTVAKDASLLELTPVTLLLHKPAGFEAGLGLPSAPTGQAAHASRSQGATPATTLLGAASHLAEDASGIRVLQRHFKQLECFTPLPTEASGLVVYTQDKRIARKLAEDIESLEQECIVEVKGDIAPNGLQRLCHGLTFNGRPLPPIKVSWQSETKLRFALKGIRPGQIPAMCEAVGLQVVALKRIRIGRVPLAKVPEGQWRYLQGWEKF; encoded by the coding sequence ATGACCGACAAGAACCCCGACCCCACCCACATCCGCCTGGCCAAACGGGTGGCCGAACAACTGAACTGCTCGCGCAGCACGGCCGAGCAATTCATCGAGGGCGGCTTTGTGAGTGTGGACGGCCGCGTGGAAGAAGCCCCCGGTGCGCGCGTGCGCCCCGACCAGGCCGTGACGGTGGCAAAAGACGCCAGCCTGCTGGAGCTCACCCCGGTCACCTTGCTGCTGCACAAGCCTGCGGGGTTTGAAGCCGGCCTGGGTCTGCCAAGCGCACCCACAGGGCAGGCGGCCCACGCCAGCCGCAGCCAGGGCGCGACGCCCGCCACCACGCTGCTGGGCGCAGCATCGCACCTGGCCGAGGACGCCTCGGGCATCCGCGTGCTGCAGCGCCACTTCAAGCAGCTCGAATGCTTTACGCCGCTGCCCACCGAAGCCAGTGGCCTCGTGGTGTACACGCAGGACAAGCGCATCGCACGCAAGCTGGCCGAAGACATCGAGTCGCTCGAGCAGGAATGCATCGTCGAGGTCAAGGGCGACATCGCGCCCAATGGCCTGCAGCGCCTGTGCCACGGCCTCACCTTCAACGGCCGCCCGCTGCCCCCCATCAAGGTGAGCTGGCAAAGCGAGACCAAACTGCGCTTTGCGCTCAAGGGCATCCGCCCCGGCCAGATACCGGCCATGTGCGAGGCCGTGGGCCTGCAGGTCGTGGCCCTCAAACGCATCCGCATCGGCCGCGTGCCACTGGCCAAAGTGCCCGAGGGGCAGTGGCGCTACTTGCAGGGGTGGGAGAAGTTTTGA
- a CDS encoding endonuclease/exonuclease/phosphatase family protein — protein sequence MANTATTAVTTPQPIAFKVLTVNVHKGFTTFNRRFMLHELRDAVRDVAADLVFLQEVLGTHHRHASRFANFPQVPHYEFLADTIWSQYAYGRNAVYDNGDHGNALLSKFPITHYENHDISVSGPERRGMLHCVLQPPGHHLPVHAVCVHLGLQESHRQQQLRRVCDLVNSFPAREPVVLAGDFNDWRNRAHEVLQREAGLQEVFVHAFGRAVRTFPASIPLLALDRIYVRNAGVHAPLALPRKPWDKLSDHAPLAAEILL from the coding sequence ATGGCCAACACCGCCACCACTGCCGTTACAACTCCACAGCCCATCGCGTTCAAGGTCCTTACCGTCAACGTGCACAAGGGCTTCACCACCTTCAACCGGCGTTTCATGCTGCATGAGCTGCGTGACGCGGTGCGCGATGTGGCGGCAGACCTGGTGTTCCTGCAAGAGGTACTGGGTACACACCACCGCCACGCCAGCCGCTTTGCCAATTTTCCGCAAGTTCCGCACTACGAATTTCTGGCCGACACCATCTGGTCGCAGTACGCCTATGGCCGCAATGCGGTGTATGACAACGGCGACCACGGCAATGCGCTGTTGTCCAAGTTCCCCATCACGCACTACGAAAACCACGACATTTCGGTGAGCGGGCCAGAGCGGCGCGGCATGTTGCACTGTGTGCTGCAGCCACCGGGGCACCACCTGCCCGTGCACGCAGTGTGTGTGCACCTGGGCCTGCAGGAGTCGCACCGCCAGCAGCAGCTGCGGCGCGTGTGCGATCTGGTCAACAGCTTTCCGGCTCGCGAGCCCGTGGTGCTGGCGGGCGACTTCAATGACTGGCGCAACCGGGCCCACGAAGTGCTGCAACGCGAGGCCGGCCTGCAGGAGGTGTTCGTGCATGCCTTCGGCCGCGCGGTGCGCACCTTCCCGGCCTCCATTCCGCTGCTGGCATTGGACCGGATCTATGTGCGCAATGCGGGCGTGCATGCGCCCCTCGCATTGCCCAGAAAACCCTGGGACAAGCTGTCCGACCATGCCCCTCTTGCTGCGGAGATCCTGCTATGA